Part of the Phycisphaerae bacterium genome is shown below.
ACGTCTTGCGTTTCTGAGTCGACGAGGATTCGACCCACCGCACGAGGTGCGGCCGTGTGGCCGCCCGACTAACGATGTTCGTTTGAGGAGTACCGATTCGGACCGAGCAAAGCTGATGAGATAATCAGCGTTTCAGACTTGAGCGCTTGCCTGGGAAATCGCCAGCCGGGGTCAACCCGGAATTCGGACAACGCGCACGAGGTCTGGACGCACTCCCGCTTGGGGGTGTCGTTCCGGCCCGTGCTTGTCCGAAGGGTCTGGCGACCCTCCCAGGCGGTACGGACAGGCGGCATTCCCTTTCTTAATTCCGCCGCCGTCCACCCGCTCGTTGGCCGCCCATGTCTCGCGTGTGCAAGTCTTGAGAGCGTGTTAGAGGAGGAGGAGGAAGAAGATGCGTCTTGTCATTTCAGCTATCATGATCGTGATAGGGATGAGTCCGTGTATTGCGGTAGGCGGGCCGCCCGTCGGAGAAGACACGTCAGCGGTGATGAAAGAGATCCCACGTGAGCAGGTTCAGGCGTTGGCGGATTCGATCGCCGGCCACACCTTGATTGTGGATTGGCACGGCACCTGGGACTACGCCACGATCCAGGAGGCGCTCGACGCGGCCCAGTCCGGCGACACGATTATCGTGCTGCCCTCGACCGGTTCGCCCAGCGGCGCCTATGTCGAGAACATCACCATCCCCGCCATCCCGCTCACGCTGCGGAGCATCAATCCGGAGGATCCCGCCGTCGTCGCCGCAACCATCATCGACGGCAACCAGGCCGGGAGTGTGGTGACGTTCGCCGAGGGCGCTTCCACAGAAACCGGGTTGAATGGCTTCACCATTCGCAATGGCACCGGGACGGTTTCAGGGGATTTCCGCAACGGCGGGGGAATCTACTGCTCCTCTTCTTCCCCGATGATCACCAACTGCACAATCACAGGAAACACCGTGTCAAACAGCGGTGGCGGAGTCTACTGCTCCTCTTCGTCCCCCACGATTCTCAACTGCATGATCACGGAAAACAACGCGGATGCTTCGGACGGCGGCAGCGCCAGCGGCCAGGGCGGTGGGATTTCCTGCAGCGACGCGTCCTCCCCGATGATCATCAACTGCACGATCACGAGTAACGGCGCGTATGCCTTGGACAGCGGCGACACCAACGGCCAGGGTGCTGGGGTCTTCTGTAGCAGCGCTTCGTCCCCGACAATCACCAACTGTACCATAGCGGAAAATCACGCGATATTCGACGGCGGCGGGGTCAGTTGCAACAATTCCTCACCGACGATCACCAACTGCACAATCACGGGAAACAAAGGGTTACCTGGTGGCGGAATCGCCTGTATCGAATCCTCCCCGACAATCACCAATTGCACGATCGGGGAAAACGGCGACCGTGGGATCTACTGCCACAATTCTTCCCCGACAATCACCAATTGCACGATCACGGGAAACAGCGGGTATCGGGGTGGCGGGGTCGAATGCCGCTCTTCCTCCCCGACGATTACCAACTGCACGATCGCGAGAAACAGTGCATCAACGGGTGGCGGGGTGCACTGCTGGGATCACTCCTCCCCGACAATTGCCAACTGCACGATCACGGGAAACGGCGCATTTTCCGGCGGCGGGATCTATTGCAGCGAGTATTCTTCGCCGACGATCGCCAACTGCACGATGGCGGGAAACAACGCATCGGACGGCGGCGGGATCTACTGCTACAGCAGCTCCCCGACGATCACGAACAACATCGTCGCCTTTAATTCAGCCGCGATCTACAACACCGGATCAGGTGCACCGGTGCTGCGGTACAACTGTGTCTTCGGCAATACGGGATACAATTATTCCGGGGTGACCGACCCTACGGGGACTGATGGCAACGTCTCAGCCGACCCCAAGCTGGCCGACGTACCCCACGGCAACGTCCACATCCAGCCTGACTCGCCCTGCAGGGAGGCCGGCGACGATGCCGTGGTACAGGCCGGCTGGCTGGATATGGACGGCCAGCCCCGCATTCAGGATGGGCGCGTGGACATCGGGGCCGACGAATCAGATGGGACTCGGCACCAGCCGGGCCCCTATGTGATCGTCCGGGTTGCTCCCGATGGCGATGACAGCTATGACGGGTCGCGCTGGGGCTTGGCCAAGCGGACGGTCCAGGCGGGCATCGATGCGGCCGCTACGGCCGGTGGCGAAGTCTGGGTGAGGGCCGGCACCTACCTGGAACGGATCACACTTCATTCGTACGCACATGTCTACGGTGGCTTTTCCGGCCTGGAGAGCCAACGTGGCCAGCGCGCCTGGGCCGCCAATCCGACGGTTCTGGATGGCCAAGCCGATGGTTCCGTGATCACGATTGAAGCCGGTTACCGGGTCAGCACGATTGACGGCTTCATCGTTCGTAACGGCCACGCGTCAGAATACTTGTTCGGAGATTATGGGGGCGGAATCTGCTGTCGCTCTTCCTCCCCGGCGATTGCCAACTGCACGATCGTGGGGAACATCGCGGACTATGCCGGTGGCGGGGTCTCCTGTAGTGGTTCCTTCCCGACGATCGTCAACTGCACGATCACGGGAAACAGCACTGAGATCGGCGGTGGAGTCTACTGCTCCTCTTCATCCGCGACGATTGTCAACTGCACGATCACGGAAAACAGCGCGTACTCTGGCGGTGGGATTTACCACGAGCGCTCTTCCTCTCCGACGATCGCCAACTGCATCATCGCGGGAAACAACGCGGTAGGCGGCGCCGGCGGCGGAGTCTACTGTTATCTTTCCTTTGTCAGAATCAGTAATTGCGTCATCAAGGAAAACAGTGCTCCGCACGGCGGTGGGGTCTACTGCGGCGCGAGCTCTGTTTTCCAGTCCCCGAGCATCGCAAACTGTGCGATCACGAGAAACAACGCAACATCTGGCGGCGGAATCACGTGTAGGGGGTCGTCCCCGAAGATCACCAACTGCACGCTCGTGAGCAATAGCGCACCAGATGGCGGCGGAGTCGTCTGGTTCCCTATGCCTAACGCTGTTACCTCCCCGACCATCACGAACACTATCGTGGCGTTCAATACCTCGGGGTTCTACGGAGTTAACGGCTCCCCGTTTCCGGGCGTACTGACGTTGCAGTACAACTGCGTTTACGGCAACACGGCATATGACTTCTCGGGCGTTGCCGACCCCACTGGCACCAACGGCAACCTTTCTGCGGATCCTCTGTTCCGCTCGGCCAGCCCCGGCCCAGATGCCACCTGGGGAACTACGGATGATGTCCTGAACAGCTTACGACTACAGGCCGAATCACCGTGCATTGATGCGGGGAACAATGCCGATGTGCCGGCTGACCTGGCCGACCTCGATGGCGACGGCGACACGACCGAGCCGATGCCGTTCGATCTGGCCGGGCTGTTGCGCTTTGTGGATGATCCGGCCACTGCGGACACCGGCGCGGGCACGCCGCCAATCGTGGACATGGGCGCGTACGAATATTTTCTCACCGCCAAGGCCGACTTCGATACTGACGGCGATGTGGATTCAGACGAT
Proteins encoded:
- a CDS encoding right-handed parallel beta-helix repeat-containing protein, whose protein sequence is MRLVISAIMIVIGMSPCIAVGGPPVGEDTSAVMKEIPREQVQALADSIAGHTLIVDWHGTWDYATIQEALDAAQSGDTIIVLPSTGSPSGAYVENITIPAIPLTLRSINPEDPAVVAATIIDGNQAGSVVTFAEGASTETGLNGFTIRNGTGTVSGDFRNGGGIYCSSSSPMITNCTITGNTVSNSGGGVYCSSSSPTILNCMITENNADASDGGSASGQGGGISCSDASSPMIINCTITSNGAYALDSGDTNGQGAGVFCSSASSPTITNCTIAENHAIFDGGGVSCNNSSPTITNCTITGNKGLPGGGIACIESSPTITNCTIGENGDRGIYCHNSSPTITNCTITGNSGYRGGGVECRSSSPTITNCTIARNSASTGGGVHCWDHSSPTIANCTITGNGAFSGGGIYCSEYSSPTIANCTMAGNNASDGGGIYCYSSSPTITNNIVAFNSAAIYNTGSGAPVLRYNCVFGNTGYNYSGVTDPTGTDGNVSADPKLADVPHGNVHIQPDSPCREAGDDAVVQAGWLDMDGQPRIQDGRVDIGADESDGTRHQPGPYVIVRVAPDGDDSYDGSRWGLAKRTVQAGIDAAATAGGEVWVRAGTYLERITLHSYAHVYGGFSGLESQRGQRAWAANPTVLDGQADGSVITIEAGYRVSTIDGFIVRNGHASEYLFGDYGGGICCRSSSPAIANCTIVGNIADYAGGGVSCSGSFPTIVNCTITGNSTEIGGGVYCSSSSATIVNCTITENSAYSGGGIYHERSSSPTIANCIIAGNNAVGGAGGGVYCYLSFVRISNCVIKENSAPHGGGVYCGASSVFQSPSIANCAITRNNATSGGGITCRGSSPKITNCTLVSNSAPDGGGVVWFPMPNAVTSPTITNTIVAFNTSGFYGVNGSPFPGVLTLQYNCVYGNTAYDFSGVADPTGTNGNLSADPLFRSASPGPDATWGTTDDVLNSLRLQAESPCIDAGNNADVPADLADLDGDGDTTEPMPFDLAGLLRFVDDPATADTGAGTPPIVDMGAYEYFLTAKADFDTDGDVDSDDLAVFEACATGPAVPYNPAELPEPEPGCTLTPNGNGHIAADFDEDSDVDQSDFGMFQRCYSGEGNTADPDCTN